From Mytilus edulis chromosome 8, xbMytEdul2.2, whole genome shotgun sequence, one genomic window encodes:
- the LOC139484210 gene encoding chromosome partition protein Smc-like — protein sequence MNPTFVDNGGKIDILTQKVDMICEKISNIDKLTEKLNKFDKTVNSMVKGIKSINKRVYEVEKGLNFINAEFENNKKDVREVKKTLTEIRSENEEATKTIAKLRTDFEDLNERQLDLQTRSMRENLIFTGIPMYDESEQSEETEKIIENFMTVELRMETLPKFHRAHRFGKEFTEKNPDGSIKFVTKPIVCRLVKFKQREIVRKAARELKDTKYGINEQFPKKINDRRKALWPHFQKARRQRKKAFFKRDRLFIEGNEFTPKDTTKEMNTNDRQTRSRHQNNEQGARPREFNQPKFSQPRRGTRKRQN from the coding sequence ATGAACCCAACTTTTGTAGATAATGGAgggaaaattgatattttaacccAAAAAGTAGACATGATATGTGAGAAAATATCAAACATTGACAAACTTACCGAAAAACTTAACAAATTTGATAAAACGGTAAACAGTATGGTTAAAGGTATCAAGAGTATCAATAAAAGAGTCTACGAGGTTGAAAAAGGTTTGAACTTTATCAATGCAGAATTCGAAAATAACAAAAAGGATGTCCGAGAAGTAAAAAAAACCCTGACAGAGATCCGCTCTGAAAACGAAGAAGCAACCAAAACTATTGCTAAACTACGAACAGATTTCGAAGATCTCAACGAAAGACAACTAGATCTCCAAACTAGGTCGATGCGGGAGAATTTGATTTTTACGGGTATCCCAATGTATGACGAGTCTGAACAGTCCGAGGAAACAGAGAAAATTATCGAAAATTTTATGACAGTGGAATTAAGAATGGAAACATTACCGAAGTTTCATCGAGCTCATCGTTTCGGTAAAGAATTCACCGAAAAAAATCCCGACGGTTCTATTAAATTTGTTACTAAACCAATAGTATGTAGACTTGTTAAATTCAAGCAAAGAGAAATCGTACGGAAAGCGGCTAGAGaattaaaagacacaaaatacggCATAAATGAACAGTTTCCGAAGAAGATAAACGACCGTAGGAAGGCACTATGGCCCCACTTCCAAAAGGCACGTCGTCAAAGGAAGAAGGCTTTCTTCAAGAGGGACCGCTTATTTATTGAAGGGAACGAATTCACACCAAAAGACACCACTAAAGAAATGAACACTAACGATAGACAGACACGTTCACGCCACCAAAACAACGAACAAGGTGCTCGACCGAGAGAATTCAACCAGCCGAAATTTTCACAACCCCGTAGAGGAACCCGAAAACGCCAGAACTAG